A single window of Nicotiana sylvestris chromosome 5, ASM39365v2, whole genome shotgun sequence DNA harbors:
- the LOC138869242 gene encoding uncharacterized protein, producing the protein MAKPYSEIQLLLNNFTANDHNWQGEEEPRRAMKQKAGLLELDDISAMRADLAKLANQMTRMTMGTSQPMQQVQQMSVCCELCGDNHTSDMCPTNPESIYYVGKQSRGPMNQQAQYGNTYNANWRNHPNFSWGGNQSNQNQYRPQGNFNQPQRPPQQAEESTNDLLKKLLQDNQQLRTDFRNIERQMGQLATNQNTRPAGALPGDTEKNPQVSAITLRTGRELEEVSSKKKNKQIPEGELIPKATQEEKKDDTIPAPVNISRPPPPFPQRLQRKNDDLMFNKFLSMLSQIQLNIPLDSLEKAIVLFESLEINDEVEEMKHNLDATCEYIKGFNPFEPLNRTDGPPLKPSVEEAPKLELKLLPSHLHYTYLGSSETLPVIISADLSELQEEKLLRKEVIKWLDAGIVFPISDSKWVSPVQCVPKKGGMTVVTNENNDLIPIRTVTGRRICINYRKLNNVTRKDHFPLPFIDQMLDRLVGQEYYYCFLDGYSGYNQIVIAPEDQEKTTFTCPYGTYAFKRMPFGLCNAPATFQRCMMAIFTDMVERFVEVFMDDFSVFGCSFDECLMNLDKVLARCEETNLVLNWEKCHFMVREGIVLGHKVSKNGLQVDKAKVEAIEKLPPPTSVRGIRSFLGHAGFYRRFIKDFSKISSPLCRLLEKDTSFKFDDACLKAFDELKRRLVTAPIIISPDWKLPFELMCDASDIAIGAVLGQRKEKIFCSIHYASRTLNSSQMNYTVTEKELLAVVPKNRNDHEEARDAFTKYFGSRTL; encoded by the exons atggcaaaaccatacagtgaaatacaacttctgctaaataactttactgctaatgatcataattggcaaggtgaagAAGAACCTaggagagcaatgaaacagaaagcagggttacttgaactggatgacatttccgccatgagagcagatttagcaaaattggcaaatcaaatgacCAGAATGACAATGGGAACATCACAACCAATGCAGCAGGTTCAACAAATGTCAGTTTGTTGTGAACTGTGTGGAGATAATCACACAAGTGATATGTGCCCaacgaatcctgaatctatttattatgtggggAAACAAAGCAGAGGGCCGATGAACCAACAGGCACagtatgggaacacttacaatgcaaattggaggaatcatcctaatttctcttggggtggaaatcaatcaaatcagaatcaatatagaccccaaggaaattttaatcaacctcaaagGCCACCACAACAGGCagaagaaagtacaaatgatttattaaaaaaattgttGCAAGACAATCAACAACTCAGAACGGACTTCAGAAATAttgaaaggcaaatgggacaACTGGCTACAAATCAAAATACTAGACCTGCAGGGGCACTTCCTGgtgatacagagaaaaatcctcaagtgagtgcaattacacttagaacaGGAAGGGAGTTAGAAGAAGTTTcatcaaagaaaaagaacaagcaaATACCTGAAggtgaattgattcccaaagcaacacaagaggaaaagaaagatgatacaatTCCAGCACCTGTAAACATTTCAAGGCCACCACCACCATTTCCACAAAGGTTGCAGAGAAAAAATGACGATCtcatgttcaacaaatttctctctatgttgagtcagattcaattgaatattccgttg gattctttagaaaaagcaattgtgttatttgaaagtttagagattaatgatgaggttgaggagatgaaacATAATTTGGATGCAACatgtgaatatataaaaggttttAATCCCTTTGAACCGTTGAACAGGACAGATGGTCCTCCTCTGAAGCCCTCGGTTGAAGAAGCTCCCAAATTGGAATTAAAGCTTTTACCTTCTCATCTTCATTATacttatttgggtagttctgaaacgttacctgttattatttcggctgacttgtctgaattgcaggaggagaaattgttaaga aaagaagtgattaaatggcttgatgcaggtattgtatttccaatatctgatagcaaatgggtaagtccagtccaatgtgttccaaagaaaggaggaatgaccgtagtaacaaatgaaaataatgatttgattccCATTAGAACTGTTACTGGGAGGAGGATTTGCAtaaattatagaaaattgaataatgtcacccggaaagaccattttccccttcccttcattgaccaaatgcttgatagattagtcGGGCAGGAATACTACTACtgttttttggatggttactcgggatataatcaaattgttatagccccagaagaccaagaaaagaccacatttacatgcccctatgggacatatgcatttaaaagaatgccatttggtctttgcaatgcacctgcgacttttcaaaggtgtatgatggctattttcactgatatggttgaaagatttgtggaagtatttatggatgatttttctgtatttggatgttcttttgatgaatgtttaatgaatcttgataaggtccttgctaggtgtgaagaaacaaatttggtattaaattgggaaaaatgccatttcatggtacgtgaaggcatagtcttagggcataaagtgtctaagaatggattgcaggtggataaagcaaaggtggaagcaattgaaaaattacctccaccaacatcagttagaggcattcgcagtttcttaggccatgcgggcttttaccgtcgtttcatcaaggatttttcaaaaatctcatctcctttgtgcaggcttcttgagaaagatacatctttcaagtttgatgatgcttgtctgaaagcatttgatgagctgaaacgaagattagttactgcaccgattatcatttctccagattggaaacttccatttgaattgatgtgtgatgcaagtgatatagccattggagctgttttggggcagcggaaggagaaaatattttgttccattcactatgcgagtagaactcttaattcatctcaaatgaattacactgttactgaaaaagagttgctcgcagta gtgccaaagaacaggaacgatcacgaagaagcacgagatgcctttacaaaatattttggcagtagaaCTCTTTGA